The Prosthecobacter dejongeii genome contains a region encoding:
- a CDS encoding endonuclease/exonuclease/phosphatase family protein, whose translation MWRLILLTFLCASAQSTEVVRVATWNLEWFPGRKPAATQAERDEHFKEVSMVLPQLRADVIVLQEVRNEAAAEQLAKELPGFKVHVTSRFQDGFSGTPGEQQITILSKFPADAAWAEAWKRGWANAPRGYVYARLQVSGKPLNVYGLHLKSNLGDPVKNTAKREDAAEQLLAHVKTQVKPGEAALVCGDFNTSYDQVSLVGDSTLRKFEQAGFFWTFEGMPHKDRITIAGEGRYPDACFDHIFTRDLGRPVAQVLNMAGSDHRPVVVDIIVE comes from the coding sequence ATGTGGCGGCTGATTCTGCTAACCTTCCTCTGTGCCTCCGCGCAATCCACAGAAGTGGTGCGGGTCGCGACGTGGAACCTTGAGTGGTTTCCGGGCCGCAAACCCGCTGCCACCCAGGCTGAGCGTGACGAGCATTTCAAAGAGGTGTCCATGGTGCTGCCACAGCTGCGGGCCGACGTCATCGTGTTGCAAGAGGTTCGCAATGAAGCTGCGGCTGAACAGCTGGCCAAGGAGCTGCCCGGCTTCAAAGTCCACGTTACCAGCCGCTTCCAGGATGGGTTCAGTGGGACACCCGGTGAACAGCAAATCACCATTCTCTCAAAGTTCCCTGCGGATGCAGCTTGGGCGGAGGCCTGGAAACGAGGTTGGGCCAACGCCCCCCGAGGGTATGTCTATGCACGGCTTCAGGTCTCTGGAAAGCCTCTCAACGTCTATGGGCTGCACCTGAAGAGCAACCTTGGCGACCCCGTCAAAAACACGGCCAAACGGGAGGACGCTGCCGAGCAGCTGTTAGCGCACGTTAAAACTCAAGTTAAGCCAGGAGAGGCGGCTTTAGTCTGCGGTGACTTCAACACTTCTTATGACCAGGTAAGCTTGGTGGGAGACAGCACGCTTCGGAAGTTTGAGCAAGCAGGGTTCTTTTGGACGTTTGAGGGGATGCCTCACAAGGATCGTATCACGATTGCAGGCGAGGGCCGGTATCCAGATGCCTGCTTTGATCACATCTTCACGCGAGACCTCGGGCGGCCCGTGGCCCAGGTCTTAAACATGGCGGGAAGTGATCACAGGCCAGTTGTCGTCGATATCATTGTGGAATAG